Sequence from the Fibrobacter sp. UWR2 genome:
GACTTCCGAGACGGAAGAGGCTGTTGTTTCGACGAAGACTCATTTTGAATTGGTCGGCTCAGGATCGATGGCTTCGTGGATTGGACTCAAGCGCCATGAGGACGATGGCTCGTTTGTGAAGGAAGCGAACATCGCTGTAAAGGATTCGCGCATGATCTACGACACTGACGATACTTTGTATGTAGTCGTCGGCGAACCGCGCGCTATTTCCAAGATGCTCCTGAACGGCAAGGAAGTAAAGATTCCCGAAGTGAAGTTTGGCCGTGTGGCTAAGTTCCGCGTGTTCGCGGGCGAAATCGTGAAGATCAAGGGAGGCCGCTAATGCGCGTTTCTAAAATATCCAGAAAGACGGGCGAAACCGATATCCAGCTTTCGCTGAATCTTGATGAAGCTTCGCGCGGTGTCGTGAATTCCGGCAACGGATTCCTTGACCACATGCTCGATCTCTTCCAGGTACATGGTGGTTTCCGCCTGGACCTTACCTGCAAGGGCGATACGAATGTGGATATGCACCACAGCATGGAAGATATTGCAATCGTGTTAGGCCAAGCGCTCGTGGAATGCCTGGGCGACAAGAAAGGTATCGAACGTTACGGATTCTACTTCGTTCCGATGGACGAGGCGCTTTCCCGTGTATGCGTGGACTTCAGCAACCGTATCGGATTCGTGTGGAACGTGAATCTCCCGGCGGCAATGGCAGGCGGTATTGAAGCCTCCATGTTCGAACACTTCTTCAAGAGCCTTGCCGAGAATGCGCGCATGAACCTGCACGTGGAACTTTTCTACGGTAGCGATAACCACCACTGCCTCGAAAGCATCTTCAAGGCTTTCGCTCGTGCAGTCGCTATGGCGGTCGCTCCGAGCCGTAACGTGAAGGGAGTGCCCAGCAGCAAGGGTGTCCTTTAAGCGAAAGTATATTGCAAAAAATAAGGCGCGAACAGAACTGTTCGCGCTTTTTGTTTTATAGCAATCGTTAAAAAACTCTAGAAGGAGAACCCTGCAAAGATGTTGTTGCTGAGGAACGGGATGAACCCCAGGGCGACAACGGCAATGCTGAGTGCTACAATCACTCCGCGCTGGCGCCGCGTAAGACGGAGCGGACTTAAGTGGCCGTCGTAATCTTCGACCCACGCACTCTTGATGAGTTGTATGTAATAGAACAGGGCGAGTACGTTGTTCAGGACAGCGAATGCGACAAGCATGTAGTGGCCCGTGGATGCCCCGCTAAAGAACAGGTGGAACTTGCCGAAGAAACCGGCAAGTGGCGGAATGCCTGCAAGGCTGAACATCGAAATCGCAAGTGCGATGGCTAGGCTCGGGTTCTGCTTCGAAAGCCCGCGTAGCGATGCGAACGTTTCTTCGCGGTGGTGCCCGATAATCCCGAAGATGAAGAATGCGAGGTAGTTCGAGACCGCATAGACGAACAGGTAGTAGACGATGGCCGTCTTTGCCGTTGTCGCAGGCCCGAGGAGAGCCACCATGATGTAGCCCGCCTGAGCGATGGAACTGTATGCCATGAACCGGCGGAGCCTGCTCTGCTTTAAGGCGCCGAGGTTACCCACGAAAAGAGTGGTTCCTGCAAGGAGCGCTATGAACGGGGCGATCTGTTCCTGTATCGGGGCGAAGGGGCCGAATACGAGCACCACGAGGAATGCGATTGCGGTAGCCTTCGAGGTTACGGAAAGGACTGCCGTGACGGGTGTCGGAGCGCCTTCGTAAACGTCCGGAGCCCAGGTGTAGAACGGGAACAGGGTGAGCTTGAATCCGATTCCGCAGAAGAGGAACAGCACGGCAACCCACAGGAGGGGGCTGGTGCCCGCGGCGACGGCCTGCTGGATGTCGCCAAAGTGCAGCGAGCCTGCAAAACCGTAGAGGTAACTGAAGCCGAAAAGTTCGAAGGCGGTCGCGACGGACCCCATCAGGATGTACTTGGTTGCGGCCTCGCTTCCGAGCTGGTCCTTCTTGTTCCATGCGGTGAGCGCGTACATTGGGATGGTCGCGATTTCGAGCCCGAGGAAGAAGGTGAGCATGTCGCATGCCGACACGACCGTCACGCCGCCGAAGGTGGCGAACGCGATGGCGCCAATGAATTCCGCAATCTGGTGCATTTGCGGCTTGCCATCGGCTCCGTGCTCGAAGTAGTCCTTTGCAAACCAGATGCCCAGAATAGCGCTAATGAGGAACACTTCGCGCATGAGCACGCCGAAATCGTCGATGCGCCAGTTGCTGATGAAGAATCGGCCTTCTCCGCTTGCGAGCGGGATAAAGTTCAGCACGATGAAGATGGCCACAAAACCGAAGTTTGCAATACGCCAAGGGACTTTCGACTGCGCGGTGCAGAAGAGTCGGCTCCCGATGACGATGAACGGGAACAGCAACAGCAGCAGGTCGGGAATAATAAACGTTGAATTGTATAAGTCTAGCATGGGTTAACCTCCAATCCCGCTAACAACGGGCTGGGTGGCCGCAGAAATTTTTTCAAAAATAGGTGCGATACTCCAGTCGAGCATATCGGAAATCCAGCTTGGACAGATACCGATGAACAGGAGACATGCGACAAGCACCACGATGACAAGTTTTTCGCGGAAGCATCCGTCGGAGAGGCTCTCGTACTTTTGCGGGAGCGGTCCATGCAGCATACGGTTGGCCGTCTGTAGGATATAAACGGCGGTTGTCGTGATGGAAAGGATTGCAAGAGTGGTCACGATGCGGGTGAGCGTGGAATCTTGCTGGAACGCTCCGATGAAGATTGTACTTTCGGCGATGAATCCG
This genomic interval carries:
- a CDS encoding NADH-quinone oxidoreductase subunit N, translating into MLDLYNSTFIIPDLLLLLFPFIVIGSRLFCTAQSKVPWRIANFGFVAIFIVLNFIPLASGEGRFFISNWRIDDFGVLMREVFLISAILGIWFAKDYFEHGADGKPQMHQIAEFIGAIAFATFGGVTVVSACDMLTFFLGLEIATIPMYALTAWNKKDQLGSEAATKYILMGSVATAFELFGFSYLYGFAGSLHFGDIQQAVAAGTSPLLWVAVLFLFCGIGFKLTLFPFYTWAPDVYEGAPTPVTAVLSVTSKATAIAFLVVLVFGPFAPIQEQIAPFIALLAGTTLFVGNLGALKQSRLRRFMAYSSIAQAGYIMVALLGPATTAKTAIVYYLFVYAVSNYLAFFIFGIIGHHREETFASLRGLSKQNPSLAIALAISMFSLAGIPPLAGFFGKFHLFFSGASTGHYMLVAFAVLNNVLALFYYIQLIKSAWVEDYDGHLSPLRLTRRQRGVIVALSIAVVALGFIPFLSNNIFAGFSF
- the hisB gene encoding imidazoleglycerol-phosphate dehydratase HisB, with the protein product MRVSKISRKTGETDIQLSLNLDEASRGVVNSGNGFLDHMLDLFQVHGGFRLDLTCKGDTNVDMHHSMEDIAIVLGQALVECLGDKKGIERYGFYFVPMDEALSRVCVDFSNRIGFVWNVNLPAAMAGGIEASMFEHFFKSLAENARMNLHVELFYGSDNHHCLESIFKAFARAVAMAVAPSRNVKGVPSSKGVL